The Candidatus Bathyarchaeia archaeon genome window below encodes:
- a CDS encoding LysE family transporter, producing MLDVLGIAAASFMTALYGALVPGPVFALVVSESLKGGRIVGPIIVLGHFIIEWIIISAIFLGAGPILSSNEAKIIVGYAGSAILGFMGLKMLKDSLHIKIIDVSSLVSRSEKTDFLLYNLILSGFIASCSNPYFFLWWLTTGLILIMNSFSIAGILGFILFLIGHASADLLWFTLVSYSVHKGKRILNERVLRAILLSSALFLIMFAAYVAFSIWAGI from the coding sequence GTGCTCGACGTACTGGGAATTGCAGCAGCATCCTTTATGACAGCACTATACGGAGCTTTAGTTCCCGGTCCAGTCTTCGCGTTGGTGGTTTCAGAATCCTTAAAGGGCGGTAGAATAGTTGGTCCTATAATTGTCCTAGGACACTTCATAATAGAGTGGATCATAATTTCCGCAATATTTCTCGGCGCAGGTCCCATACTAAGCTCCAATGAAGCTAAAATTATTGTGGGTTATGCTGGCAGCGCTATACTAGGGTTTATGGGCCTAAAAATGCTTAAAGATTCCCTACATATTAAAATTATTGATGTTTCCTCCCTCGTTTCCAGATCAGAGAAGACGGATTTTCTTTTATATAACCTAATTTTATCCGGTTTTATTGCTAGCTGCTCGAATCCATACTTCTTTTTATGGTGGTTGACGACTGGATTAATTCTGATAATGAACTCATTTTCAATAGCTGGGATTTTGGGTTTCATACTGTTTTTGATCGGGCATGCATCCGCAGACCTTTTATGGTTCACTTTGGTAAGCTATTCCGTCCATAAGGGTAAACGGATATTAAATGAGAGGGTTCTTCGAGCAATACTTTTGTCAAGCGCCCTCTTCCTCATAATGTTTGCAGCCTACGTAGCATTTTCAATTTGGGCTGGAATTTGA